A region from the Sphingomonas sp. S2-65 genome encodes:
- a CDS encoding MFS transporter — MRFVSPSRGFIYLYVAAFAGVFVSFIPFVTVLLPLKVAAVAKAGERVDLLSSAALSGAAVASIANLAFGALSDRTYRSGGTRRPWIAGGLSLLVLSYVFFLLAHDGTTLLCAVAALQIAINMTFAPLVAVMADEVPDGRKGMVSGLLGAAQPFASLVAIGVSIRSLGSEATRYGLLCLIMVALVSPMLLMIRERPRDLHVVLSPPARQRLDFASVWLARLLVQVAGNGLMTFGLFYFLSLPASRRMTLQLEERSESIAAIFAVVTILALLVTIAVGHLSDRCMRRKPFLAIASLVMASGLVIMACAESLMAAAVGFAMAICGMSVFLALQSALAMQLLPSPAHRGRDLGLVNLTNTLPAMAAPLLALALTPEQLGYAPWLITLAIGTLAGGGVAMAVRSQR, encoded by the coding sequence ATGCGTTTCGTTTCGCCCAGCCGCGGCTTCATCTACCTCTACGTTGCTGCCTTTGCGGGGGTTTTCGTCAGCTTCATCCCGTTCGTCACGGTTTTGCTGCCGCTGAAGGTTGCCGCCGTGGCAAAAGCGGGCGAGCGCGTCGACTTATTGAGCTCGGCAGCGTTGAGCGGCGCGGCGGTGGCCAGCATCGCCAACCTTGCTTTCGGCGCGCTCAGCGACAGGACGTATCGTAGTGGTGGCACGAGGCGCCCCTGGATTGCGGGGGGATTGAGCCTTCTGGTTCTGTCATACGTTTTCTTCCTGCTGGCGCATGACGGCACCACCCTGTTGTGTGCGGTCGCCGCGCTTCAAATCGCGATCAACATGACCTTTGCGCCGCTCGTGGCGGTGATGGCCGATGAAGTGCCGGACGGCCGGAAGGGAATGGTGTCGGGCCTGCTGGGCGCTGCCCAGCCTTTTGCCTCACTGGTCGCAATAGGCGTCAGCATACGGAGCCTGGGCAGCGAAGCCACGCGCTACGGGCTGTTATGCCTGATCATGGTGGCGCTGGTTTCGCCCATGCTGCTGATGATACGGGAGCGACCAAGGGATCTTCATGTCGTTTTGTCGCCGCCCGCGCGGCAACGCCTCGATTTTGCCTCGGTTTGGCTCGCCCGCCTTTTGGTGCAGGTCGCCGGTAACGGCCTGATGACGTTCGGCTTGTTCTATTTCCTGTCGTTACCCGCCAGTCGCCGCATGACGCTTCAGTTGGAGGAGAGGAGCGAGAGCATCGCTGCGATCTTCGCCGTGGTGACAATTCTAGCCCTTCTGGTCACCATCGCAGTCGGCCACCTTTCAGACAGGTGCATGCGCCGCAAACCGTTCCTTGCCATTGCGTCGCTTGTGATGGCGAGCGGCTTGGTGATCATGGCATGTGCCGAAAGCCTGATGGCGGCGGCGGTTGGCTTCGCAATGGCGATATGCGGGATGTCGGTGTTTCTCGCCCTTCAATCCGCGCTGGCAATGCAGCTTCTGCCTTCGCCTGCACATCGCGGCCGCGATCTTGGCCTGGTGAACCTTACCAACACGCTGCCAGCCATGGCTGCCCCATTGCTGGCGCTTGCGCTTACGCCGGAGCAACTAGGCTATGCGCCCTGGTTGATCACACTCGCGATCGGCACGCTGGCTGGCGGCGGTGTGGCGATGGCCGTGCGTAGTCAGCGCTGA
- a CDS encoding AAA family ATPase — protein MTATAAIAPTLSRTPLDEANADPKELRQAADDLARRHAAASVASPHAFIEGLAALALRVDQQAELNRQRASLKRRGESGRVRAVRDEGAEDVLFDLARVAARLLERGRVAEASVLANRYFDVAPQGAAGWAVLPLFLSLHAGAVGNPVLAETLLTPAPARLIVIGGLSGTGKSTLSQRLASRAGRIPGARIIRSDVFRKRLAGALPETRLPPAHYTQRNDRNTYEAMFESAYDHLACGSAVILDAVFMNRSEREVAHALAVRARVPFVGIWLEAPEQNRIERVAGRSDDASDATVQVVRDQSRHSVGELSTWHRIRANRPMELIVAAARGAIDRSAAHA, from the coding sequence ATGACGGCGACAGCCGCGATCGCGCCGACATTGTCGAGAACTCCGCTTGATGAGGCGAATGCCGATCCGAAAGAGCTGCGGCAAGCCGCCGACGATCTCGCCAGACGGCACGCCGCCGCTTCTGTCGCCTCACCGCACGCCTTTATCGAAGGGCTTGCCGCGCTCGCCCTGCGTGTCGACCAACAGGCGGAATTGAACCGCCAAAGGGCTAGTTTGAAGCGGCGGGGGGAGTCGGGACGGGTTCGAGCAGTGCGTGACGAGGGTGCCGAGGACGTGCTGTTCGACCTCGCACGGGTGGCAGCCAGACTGCTGGAACGTGGCCGCGTGGCGGAAGCGAGCGTGCTGGCGAACCGGTATTTCGATGTAGCACCTCAAGGTGCGGCCGGCTGGGCGGTATTACCGCTGTTCCTGTCGCTGCACGCTGGCGCTGTCGGCAATCCCGTCTTGGCTGAGACACTCCTGACGCCTGCGCCGGCGCGGTTGATCGTGATCGGCGGCCTTTCCGGCACCGGGAAATCAACTCTCTCGCAGCGGCTTGCCAGCCGCGCTGGGCGGATCCCAGGCGCCCGGATCATTCGCTCCGACGTCTTCCGGAAAAGACTGGCTGGAGCCCTCCCCGAAACCCGCCTGCCCCCGGCCCACTATACCCAACGAAATGACCGCAACACTTACGAGGCGATGTTCGAATCCGCCTACGACCATCTCGCCTGCGGCTCCGCGGTGATCCTGGACGCGGTGTTCATGAACCGTAGCGAACGCGAGGTTGCTCATGCACTGGCCGTGAGGGCACGTGTGCCGTTCGTGGGCATATGGCTCGAAGCACCTGAGCAGAACCGCATCGAGCGGGTCGCCGGGCGGAGCGACGACGCCTCGGATGCAACCGTGCAGGTCGTGCGCGATCAGTCACGCCACTCGGTGGGCGAGTTGTCCACCTGGCACAGGATACGCGCTAACCGGCCAATGGAACTGATCGTCGCCGCCGCACGCGGCGCAATCGACCGAAGCGCGGCTCATGCGTGA
- a CDS encoding tryptophan halogenase family protein → MTAAPDALRKICIVGGGTAGWIAAAIMAHHFRGKLFEIELIESDDIGTIGVGESTIPPFMELIAKLDINEQEFIRATQASFKLGIEFQDWSRKGERYFHPFGVIGQQIELSDFYQCWLKAKLSGHDSNLMDFAPAAVMAREGRFMLPFKARNTPVGGAAYALHVDAKRVARYLRTHAEARGVRRTEGIVVDAQLDGRGFVERLALKDGRELTADFFIDCSGFRALLIGKALGVGYEDWSEWLLCDRAIAAQTQNVGPPRPYTLAQAQDAGWRWRIPLQHRTGNGHVFSSAFMSDDEATRILMDQAEGELVAGPMVVPFKTGVRDQIWHKNVLSLGLSAGFIEPLESTAIHLIYRGMDFFFRYLPDRNCDPHLAAEYNRRMIADYREIRDFIILHYCTTQRDDTPFWRACRDMQVPDSLQERIALFRGNGALREGLDELFRPVSWWSVLEGMGLRPGAYHPLVDRIDEPPLLRALDQARGQLAELVRTLPTHQDFIDAHCRAELSGQ, encoded by the coding sequence ATGACCGCCGCGCCCGACGCTCTCCGCAAGATCTGCATCGTCGGCGGCGGCACCGCCGGCTGGATCGCGGCCGCAATCATGGCGCACCACTTCCGCGGCAAGCTGTTCGAGATCGAGCTCATCGAGAGCGACGACATCGGCACGATAGGCGTTGGCGAGTCCACCATCCCACCCTTCATGGAGCTGATCGCCAAACTCGACATCAACGAGCAGGAATTCATTCGAGCGACCCAGGCCAGCTTCAAGCTTGGCATCGAGTTCCAGGATTGGAGCCGAAAGGGCGAACGCTACTTCCACCCGTTCGGCGTTATCGGCCAGCAGATTGAACTCAGCGACTTCTATCAATGCTGGCTCAAGGCCAAGCTGTCCGGCCATGACAGCAACCTCATGGATTTCGCTCCCGCCGCGGTCATGGCCCGCGAAGGACGCTTCATGCTTCCGTTCAAGGCGCGCAACACGCCGGTCGGCGGGGCGGCCTACGCCCTTCACGTCGATGCCAAACGAGTCGCTCGATATCTGCGGACGCACGCCGAGGCTCGCGGCGTCCGCCGCACCGAGGGCATCGTCGTGGATGCACAGCTGGACGGTCGCGGCTTTGTCGAACGCCTGGCTCTCAAGGACGGCCGCGAACTCACGGCAGACTTCTTCATCGACTGCTCAGGCTTCCGCGCCCTCCTCATCGGGAAGGCGCTGGGCGTCGGCTACGAGGACTGGTCGGAGTGGCTTCTCTGCGATCGAGCGATTGCTGCGCAGACGCAGAATGTCGGGCCACCACGACCCTATACGCTCGCCCAAGCGCAGGACGCCGGGTGGCGCTGGCGCATTCCGCTCCAACATCGCACCGGCAACGGTCATGTATTCTCCTCCGCCTTCATGAGTGACGACGAAGCCACGCGCATCCTCATGGATCAAGCGGAGGGAGAACTGGTGGCAGGACCAATGGTCGTGCCATTCAAGACCGGGGTTCGCGACCAGATATGGCACAAGAACGTCCTGTCACTCGGGCTGTCCGCCGGCTTCATCGAGCCGCTCGAATCCACGGCCATCCACTTGATCTACCGCGGAATGGATTTCTTCTTCCGCTATCTGCCTGACCGTAATTGCGACCCTCACCTCGCCGCCGAGTACAACCGGCGCATGATCGCTGATTATCGCGAGATCCGGGACTTCATCATCCTCCACTATTGCACGACGCAGCGGGACGACACGCCGTTCTGGCGCGCTTGCCGCGACATGCAGGTTCCCGACAGCCTGCAGGAGCGTATTGCGCTGTTCCGTGGCAACGGTGCGCTTCGCGAAGGTCTCGACGAACTATTTCGTCCTGTAAGCTGGTGGTCGGTGCTGGAGGGGATGGGCCTACGCCCCGGCGCCTACCACCCACTGGTCGACCGCATCGATGAGCCCCCGCTTCTTCGAGCCTTGGATCAGGCTCGCGGGCAACTCGCCGAATTGGTTCGTACCTTGCCTACTCATCAGGACTTTATCGACGCGCACTGCCGCGCCGAGCTTAGCGGCCAATGA
- a CDS encoding LacI family DNA-binding transcriptional regulator, whose amino-acid sequence MTKLNRRSRGIATVQDVARAAGVSAMTVSRVVNGATNVRESTRSAVRHAIEALNYSPNSAARSLAAGSAVQIGLLYSNPSAAYLSQFLIGALAAARRAGCHLVLELCEGETPAEQAEATRQFAATNVGGVILPPPLSESGAVRDELEAAGIPWVSVAMGLPPEGCLNVRIDDFGASEAMTRHLLDLGHRRIGFIRGNPNQSASDERFRGFASALDQAGIDPAAAPVEQGYFTFRSGIAAAERLLERPEPPTAIFASNDDMAAAAVGVAHRKGLHVPQDLSVVGFDDTSLATTVWPELTTVRQPIAPMAVAALNLLLARIRADRLPEAEALQEQVLKHKLVVRGSSGPPLA is encoded by the coding sequence ATGACGAAACTAAACCGCAGAAGCCGCGGGATCGCGACGGTGCAGGACGTTGCGCGCGCAGCGGGCGTTTCCGCGATGACGGTCTCGCGCGTGGTGAATGGCGCGACCAATGTGCGGGAAAGCACGCGCAGTGCAGTGCGCCACGCTATCGAGGCGTTGAACTATTCGCCCAATAGTGCAGCCCGTAGTTTGGCCGCCGGCAGCGCGGTGCAGATCGGATTGCTGTATTCGAACCCGTCCGCGGCATATCTTTCGCAGTTTTTGATCGGTGCGCTGGCGGCTGCACGCCGCGCCGGCTGCCACCTGGTGCTGGAACTATGCGAGGGTGAGACCCCGGCCGAACAGGCAGAGGCGACGCGACAGTTTGCGGCGACCAATGTCGGCGGTGTCATCCTGCCGCCGCCCTTATCCGAGTCCGGAGCGGTTCGCGACGAATTGGAAGCTGCGGGCATTCCATGGGTATCGGTTGCGATGGGGCTGCCGCCCGAGGGATGTCTGAACGTCCGGATCGATGACTTCGGCGCATCAGAGGCGATGACGCGCCATTTGCTCGACCTGGGGCATCGCCGCATCGGCTTCATTCGCGGCAACCCGAATCAAAGCGCGAGCGACGAACGCTTCCGCGGCTTCGCGTCTGCATTGGATCAGGCCGGCATCGATCCCGCGGCGGCTCCTGTTGAGCAGGGATATTTCACTTTCCGCTCAGGCATTGCCGCCGCGGAGCGCCTGCTGGAGCGGCCAGAACCGCCCACAGCCATTTTCGCGAGCAACGACGACATGGCGGCAGCGGCAGTCGGTGTTGCGCATCGCAAAGGGCTTCACGTCCCGCAGGACCTGAGCGTCGTCGGCTTTGACGACACCTCGCTCGCGACGACGGTCTGGCCAGAGCTCACTACCGTCCGGCAACCGATCGCGCCGATGGCGGTGGCGGCGTTGAACCTGCTGCTGGCAAGGATCCGCGCGGATCGGCTTCCGGAAGCAGAAGCGTTGCAGGAACAGGTGTTGAAGCACAAGTTGGTGGTGCGAGGGTCCTCAGGCCCACCGCTGGCCTAA
- a CDS encoding ArsR/SmtB family transcription factor produces the protein MKDQMIAQVDRASLFLKALSGRSRLLLLCHLWEGEKSVGELARLTGARDTAVSQQLALLRREGMVSARRAGQMIFYSLASAEARRMLESLQDLFCATPPIEAAA, from the coding sequence GTGAAGGATCAAATGATTGCTCAAGTCGACCGTGCGTCGCTTTTTCTGAAGGCCCTCTCTGGCAGGAGCCGCCTTTTGCTGCTGTGCCATCTTTGGGAAGGCGAGAAGTCTGTTGGCGAGCTCGCCAGGCTCACAGGTGCGCGTGATACCGCGGTTTCGCAGCAGCTAGCGCTGCTCCGGCGAGAGGGGATGGTTAGTGCACGCCGCGCCGGCCAAATGATTTTCTACTCCCTGGCGAGCGCCGAGGCACGGCGCATGCTGGAGTCGCTGCAGGACCTGTTCTGCGCAACCCCGCCAATCGAAGCAGCCGCGTAA
- a CDS encoding sugar porter family MFS transporter — translation MDASAGRANIGLISAIVAVATIGGLLFGYDSGAVNGTQPGLRAAFSLDDAGLGFTVGSLLIGCFIGAFFAGTLADRLGRRNVMRVAAVLFLAGALVQGFAHEHWLFVIARIIGGMAVGAASVLSPAYISEVAPANIRGRMTTVQQIMIIAGLTAAFVVNAALAGVAGQSTNELWLGLEAWRWMYLMQAIPAAVFLVALFFIPESPRFLVSKGRHEHASAVLTRLFGETVARTKLEEIRGSFTADHRPSFRDLIDPVKGGVRPIVWAGLVIAVFQQLVGINVIFYYGSTLWQAAGFTESQALTTNIISGTVSILACFVTVALVDKIGRKPLLLIGSAGMAVTLFVMVYAFSTGTLVGTQLNLPGHMGQVAVVAALAYSAFFNISWGPVMWVMLGEMFPNQMRGSALAVCGFAQWFSNYLIAQSFPLMLSGLGLATSYTFYAVCAVISFFLVQKFIKETKGKELEAMEG, via the coding sequence ATGGATGCAAGTGCGGGGCGGGCCAATATCGGCCTGATCAGCGCGATCGTGGCAGTGGCCACGATCGGTGGTTTGTTGTTCGGATACGACAGCGGCGCGGTGAACGGGACCCAGCCGGGACTACGGGCGGCGTTCTCGCTCGACGATGCAGGGCTTGGCTTCACGGTGGGCTCGCTGCTGATCGGCTGTTTCATCGGCGCCTTTTTCGCCGGAACGCTGGCTGACCGCCTCGGGCGGCGGAACGTCATGCGGGTTGCCGCGGTGCTGTTCCTGGCCGGCGCGCTGGTGCAGGGCTTCGCGCACGAGCACTGGTTGTTCGTGATCGCCCGGATCATCGGCGGCATGGCGGTCGGCGCGGCAAGCGTCTTGTCGCCCGCGTATATCTCGGAGGTCGCCCCGGCGAACATTCGCGGTCGGATGACCACCGTGCAGCAGATCATGATCATCGCCGGCCTTACCGCCGCGTTCGTCGTGAACGCAGCGCTCGCCGGAGTCGCCGGACAGTCGACCAACGAGCTTTGGCTGGGGCTGGAGGCGTGGCGCTGGATGTACCTGATGCAGGCGATTCCGGCTGCCGTGTTCCTCGTCGCGCTCTTCTTCATTCCGGAAAGCCCGCGCTTCCTGGTGTCGAAGGGGCGTCACGAGCATGCGAGCGCCGTGCTGACCCGTTTGTTCGGTGAAACCGTGGCTCGCACCAAGCTCGAGGAGATCCGCGGAAGCTTTACCGCCGATCATCGTCCGAGCTTCCGCGACCTGATCGACCCGGTAAAGGGCGGTGTGCGTCCGATCGTCTGGGCGGGGCTGGTCATCGCCGTATTCCAGCAGCTCGTCGGCATCAACGTCATCTTCTATTACGGATCGACGCTGTGGCAGGCCGCGGGCTTCACGGAATCGCAGGCGCTGACGACGAACATCATCTCCGGAACCGTGTCGATCCTTGCCTGCTTCGTGACGGTGGCGCTGGTCGACAAGATCGGCCGCAAACCGCTGCTGCTGATCGGTTCGGCCGGGATGGCTGTCACGCTGTTCGTGATGGTCTACGCCTTCTCGACCGGTACCTTGGTGGGCACGCAGTTGAACCTGCCGGGCCATATGGGGCAGGTAGCGGTCGTCGCGGCGCTCGCTTATTCTGCGTTCTTCAACATCAGCTGGGGCCCCGTGATGTGGGTCATGCTCGGCGAGATGTTCCCCAACCAGATGCGCGGTTCGGCGCTGGCGGTTTGCGGGTTTGCGCAGTGGTTCTCCAATTACCTGATCGCGCAGAGCTTCCCGCTCATGCTGTCGGGGCTTGGGCTCGCCACCAGCTATACCTTCTACGCGGTTTGCGCCGTGATCAGCTTCTTCCTGGTGCAGAAGTTCATCAAGGAGACCAAGGGCAAGGAACTGGAGGCGATGGAGGGCTGA
- a CDS encoding LacI family DNA-binding transcriptional regulator — protein sequence MTERQRAITIKDVAAEAGVSLQTVSRVINDGPNVTAKVRDRVIAAIGKLGYVPSLAARRLGGSRSYLILAFNDERPTLDGWRSRRGNDWVDQMLFGGMLKCAEHGYRMLFELVDSHSDKLEAQVQAALSALHPDGVILTPPHSDDERITTLLDRSGIPFARLGSRREGAGFAVFMDDEAAARIATDYLLDHGHTRVACVQGHPNYSISEDRLRGFRAAIEARGFSVQPEYIQPGDFTYEAGAAAMRALAGLDTPPTAILASSDEMALGVLHSAAPLGFQVPSDLSVVSFDDTPTVRMSVPSLTAVRQPIAAMTARAAELLIDAKAKGSPEETRHLLPFDFIVRASSGAPR from the coding sequence ATGACCGAGCGGCAGCGCGCGATAACCATCAAGGATGTGGCCGCGGAAGCCGGCGTTTCGCTGCAGACGGTATCGCGCGTGATCAACGACGGGCCGAATGTAACCGCGAAGGTGCGCGACAGAGTGATCGCGGCGATCGGCAAGCTAGGCTATGTCCCAAGCCTGGCCGCACGAAGGCTAGGCGGCTCACGCTCCTATTTGATTCTTGCCTTCAACGATGAGCGTCCGACGCTGGACGGCTGGCGCTCGCGCCGTGGCAATGATTGGGTCGATCAGATGCTGTTCGGCGGTATGTTGAAGTGTGCCGAGCATGGCTACCGAATGTTGTTCGAACTCGTCGACTCGCATTCGGATAAGCTAGAGGCGCAGGTTCAGGCGGCCTTGTCCGCCCTCCATCCGGATGGCGTCATCCTGACCCCGCCGCACAGCGACGATGAGCGGATTACAACCCTGCTCGATCGAAGCGGTATCCCGTTCGCAAGATTGGGGTCGCGGCGCGAGGGCGCCGGTTTCGCGGTCTTCATGGATGACGAAGCCGCGGCACGGATCGCGACTGACTATCTGCTTGATCATGGACACACGCGGGTCGCTTGTGTTCAGGGGCATCCGAACTACTCTATTTCCGAGGATCGCCTCCGCGGCTTCCGGGCTGCTATCGAGGCTCGAGGGTTTTCCGTGCAACCCGAATATATCCAGCCCGGCGACTTTACCTATGAGGCCGGAGCAGCAGCGATGCGGGCACTTGCGGGCTTAGACACGCCGCCCACGGCAATCCTTGCCAGCAGCGACGAAATGGCACTCGGGGTGCTTCACTCCGCCGCGCCGCTCGGCTTCCAAGTGCCGTCCGATCTTTCGGTCGTCAGCTTCGACGATACGCCCACAGTGCGGATGTCGGTTCCATCGCTCACAGCGGTACGTCAGCCGATCGCGGCGATGACCGCTCGCGCCGCTGAGTTGCTGATCGACGCAAAAGCCAAGGGATCGCCTGAGGAAACCCGCCACCTCCTGCCGTTCGACTTCATCGTGAGAGCCTCGAGCGGCGCGCCCCGTTGA
- a CDS encoding alpha-ketoglutarate-dependent dioxygenase AlkB — protein MNKSPSNLELFAKPLPPGCAYRAGILSEAEEQALIESLRRTDLTPFRFQGWLGKRLTASFGWRYDFDSGSFEEAEPLPDWLLPLRERAAAVAGLKPEALAQALLIRYDPGAGIGWHKDRPVFEDVLGISLGTEATLRLRRRLEKGFERHSVPLAPRSIYHLSGAARYVWEHSIAPIDAARWSITFRSLASPLPPQR, from the coding sequence ATGAACAAGTCGCCGAGTAACCTAGAGCTGTTCGCAAAGCCGTTACCGCCAGGATGTGCCTATCGAGCGGGGATCCTGAGCGAGGCCGAAGAGCAGGCGCTGATCGAATCGCTCAGACGCACGGATCTTACGCCCTTCCGTTTTCAGGGCTGGCTGGGAAAGCGGCTTACGGCGAGTTTCGGATGGCGGTACGATTTTGACTCTGGCAGCTTCGAAGAGGCGGAGCCGCTGCCTGATTGGCTGTTGCCGCTGCGTGAACGCGCAGCCGCCGTTGCAGGACTGAAGCCGGAGGCGCTCGCCCAGGCGCTACTCATTCGCTACGATCCGGGTGCGGGGATCGGCTGGCACAAGGATCGGCCTGTATTTGAGGACGTGCTTGGTATCTCGTTGGGGACCGAAGCCACCCTGCGGCTTCGGCGGAGACTCGAAAAGGGGTTCGAGCGGCACTCGGTGCCCCTTGCCCCGCGGTCGATCTACCATCTGTCCGGCGCCGCCCGGTATGTTTGGGAACACAGCATTGCTCCCATTGATGCCGCCCGCTGGTCGATCACCTTTCGCAGTCTCGCATCGCCACTTCCGCCTCAGCGCTGA